A portion of the Toxotes jaculatrix isolate fToxJac2 chromosome 16, fToxJac2.pri, whole genome shotgun sequence genome contains these proteins:
- the morn5 gene encoding MORN repeat-containing protein 5 encodes MEFTGSSYKGDTKNGRMEGKGEYTFPTETKYEGEMKDGMFHGKGVLHFPNGSKYEATWENGLAKQGSFTFADGLQYKEKDWDYCDGYDRRFYSERCHGLRPAGESQLTDLNPPRVIPDQCYDCGDGFYDPTTRVVTSYTGRFLRNADDSEHEWIVRTCRKAWDEVVGIAPEISAATRPEESSNIN; translated from the exons ATGGAGTTCACTGGGAGCAGTTACAAAGGAGACACAAAAAATGGCAG gatggagggaaaaggagaatACACCTTTCCCACCGAGACCAAGTAtgagggagagatgaaagatGGGATGTTCCATGGCAAAGGAGTGCTACACTTTCCAAATGGAAGTAAATATGAGGCCACTTGGGAAAACGGCTTAGCTAAACAG GGATCTTTTACCTTTGCTGATGGTCTGCAGTACAAAGAGAAGGACTGGGACTACTGTGATGGCTATGACAGGCGCTTCTACAGTGAGAGGTGCCATGGGCTCAGACCTGCAG GTGAATCTCAGCTAACTGATCTGAATCCACCACGCGTTATTCCTGATCAGTGTTACGATTGTGGAGATGGCTTCTATGACCCCACCACAAGAGTTGTCACTTCCTACACGGGCAGATTCCTTAGGAATGCAG ATGACTCGGAACATGAGTGGATTGTGCGCACTTGTCGGAAAGCTTGGGATGAGGTTGTTGGCATTGCTCCTGAAATATCTGCTGCAACCAGACCTGAAGAGTCCAGCAATATTAACTGA
- the ndufa8 gene encoding NADH dehydrogenase [ubiquinone] 1 alpha subcomplex subunit 8 gives MPTTVEVPTLQELSVDEISVSSAVLKAAAHHYGSQCDKPNKEFMLCRWEEKDPRKCLEEGRKVNECALNFFRQIKGNCAESFTEYWTCLDYSNLAELRRCRKQQQAFDSCVLDKLGWERPELGDLSKVTKVSTSRPLPENPYHSRPRPEPNPTVEGKLEPSKYGSRLFFWNW, from the exons ATGCCCACAACGGTGGAAGTCCCCACACTGCAGGAGCTAAGTGTGGACGAG ATCAGTGTGTCCTCTGCAGTGCTGAAGGCTGCTGCCCATCATTATGGCTCCCAGTGTGACAAACCCAACAAGGAGTTCATGCTCTGTCGCTGGGAGGAGAAGGATCCCAGGAAGTGTCtagaagaagggaggaaagtAAACGAGTGTGCTCTCAACTTCTTCAG GCAAATCAAGGGTAACTGTGCCGAGTCCTTCACGGAGTACTGGACCTGTCTGGATTATTCGAACTTGGCAGAACTGCGTCGTTGCCGTAAGCAGCAGCAAGCCTTCGACAGCTGTGTCCTTGATAAACTGGGGTGGGAGAGACCTGAGCTGGGAGACCTGTCTAAG GTGACCAAAGTGTCAACCTCACGGCCCCTGCCTGAGAACCCCTACCACTCTAGACCACGTCCTGAGCCCAACCCGACCGTCGAGGGTAAACTGGAGCCTTCCAAATATGGCAGCAGGTTATTCTTCTGGAACTGGTGA